The window AGATGGAGTGGCAAAAAGCTTTATCAAGTTCCAGAACTGGTAAGTCATGCAAGGAAAATAATTAGGATGACAAGGAAAAGAATTCATGAAACCGAGCTAATTACAAAAGGTGATTAGATGGCTGCTACAGGAATATGCGAGCGTGAACCCACACGTTCACCACAACatgataaaataaactttcatAGTAAGATTTATATTCATTGGATTCATGTTCATATTGGTATGAACACTAAGCACCAAAGACTAATGACTGTATATGCCAAGAAGATTTGGTTTTATTGACTaatgactttcttttttttttttttttcccaagcGATGCCATGTTAACACGACCACAATAAGCACTAGTACGTATCTATGATCCAAATATCCCCATAACGGCTGTTCAGGAAAACGTAGAACGacaaacatttcaaaaataatccCATTCAACACACTAAAGAACAATTGGCCGCAACCGAACAGGAAAGAATAAGGAGAAGATCGACATACTGGAAAGAGCAGAATAGCAGTTGCAGCAGGAGGGAAAACGAGTCGCAAGCTATCCATTGGGTGTTTGTGGTGGCAACCATGAAGAAGATAGTGTAACGTGTTTCCCCTAAAGCATCCAATTCCAAAATCGTTTGAATCATCTTAATTTGTAAGTGAAAACCAAAACAATGAAGAATTTCTAGGCAGTGTTTAGGTTACTAACCAATAGCTCTTGGTTTTGATATGGAAAAGAAATCGATGAAGAGTATATTCGAGTAACGTCCACACAAAAACTCCAAATACCACCATCAAAAATAACTCTGAAGGAGTATGACCCATCCTGTAAGACATTGATATGAACCAGCAAACAACCGGCAGCCAAATGGAAGGAATCGCCCACCAAGCCGTGCGAGTCAAGAACTATTTTGCactcaaacaaaaaacacTCGTTAATCATCGACACGTAATCTCGATAACTTCTCAAACATTGGCGggaaatcaaattcttttgaaaaCCAATAAGCTCTGCCATACCTCCCAGAAATCACTTTCGAAAAACCGAGGCCCTTCTTTGCTGACAATGGGCTGGTGAACCCATTCCTGATAATCTTCTCCAAGATGTCCTACCtgataaagaaatgaaagttcACTTCTGTAGCAAGTTGAACTGCTAAGAATATTAAGCCAcctttcataaaattttatcgtTTCCAATTTCTTTCGAGGTAGTATTACGAGAACATAAACCAAAGAACATTACGACCACCAAATAACATCAATGACACAGAAATTTACATTATTGGGCAAGAAAAGGTTCATTTCAGCTCGAAAGGCATAAGTCCAACCAACCATTTTCAATTGCATCCAAATTCTGAACCAGATTTATTCCTAATATAAACATGATCGAACCGACATTGTCGTTACCTGGAATACAAGTGGCTTATTCAAATCAACAGTGAATCCCTGTGCGACCATCTTGGCCTAGATGCAGCTGCAGAAAAGAACTAGAGGATTAAACGAAGTAACCGAAACCGACACTTTTGCCTACAATAATTCGATATCACTAAGGAGCAGCAGCATAGAAGGAAATAGTTCAGACTTCGTCATGTTTCTCGATTGGTAACTCTTAGATATCACACTGAAACTTCACTCAATAAAAGAGAACTTCATTCATTCATCTGCTCCTGTTTTCTTCTAAATAAACACATGAAACATTACACATTTTACACTTAAAACCAAGAATCCATGCTGTAATTGTTCGTATTAGAGCATCAAAAGGCCATAATCTCAAAGTTTAAgccaagaaaaaaatgaaaacccaCACCGATTCAGGTGGGGAAACCCTAGCTCATTTCTCCACAATTcacaaaagaaacagagagaaacgTAAATCTGAAGAAATTCCAGAAAATCCGTTCTCCaacattcataaaaaaaagCCCACGCTAAAtgaaaaccaaagaaaaagagcCCACGACGCTACTCCACAAACGAATcgaaagaacaaaacaacctACAAACCACAGATCTACAAACAGCCACGGAAACCTAAGAGACGAGAAAAACAGTGACAAAccggaaaatgaaaatgtaggTTCGGCAgaagcggcggcggcggcgacgaCGATCTTCCTCGCTGTAGACAATGAACTACCTCCACCACCACGACGGCGGCCACCGGAGAAGGAAAGTGAGGGAGTCGTGAGTGGCAGTGTGGTATGGGGAGGAAGAGAAAAGGAGCGGAAGAGTAACGCTAAAATAGGGGTTGAGATCTGGACCGTCCGTTGAGAACATGCATCCGACGAAAACGGCCAGCAGATTCGCATAGTGGAATCTGCGGATGCCAGTCTGGCAGGATTTGCCACACCTCCAAGACCACGGTTTACGGCCATCCAGGATGGCGATGGACCaaattttgtgtgttttttagTGTCTTCCGGGCCAATTGAACCGTGTTCGTAAATTGGGTTGAGTCGAGTTAAACTAAAAATCCAACCCTTAGCTCAGTTCGCTTCCGTATGAATTGTTGGGTTAAAACTCCAATTTCACCTACTTTTATCCACTTCTCAGCGTAGCGAAATGTGATACCTAGTGTAAATTGCAGAATCCCATGAACCATCAAACCTTTGAACGCAAGTTGCACCTAGAGCCTTCGGCTGAGGACACGTTTGTCTGGGCGTCATGCATTGCTGTCCCCGCATGCAATACCCACTTGGGTTTGTTGCACGGTCAATGGCATAGTTAGCCTTTTGTGCGCACCTTCGTGCGATTGACTTAAAATTAGAGTTGTAACAACCTTAAATTGATTGTATAATAAACAGACTTTATTCCGGCAAACACTCTAATGTTCACATGGAGTTTAACATATGGATCAATgaaccaatgtaaattagagaaataattttagagaAGTCtgaacttgaaactgatgtcatgagtTCACATAGGttgatttagattttaaaggatcgaatcgaactttcattaaggataaattagTGACAATAACATAAGATAGACTAGAAATTGTATGCGTTGTATCGTATGAAACATTATGACGTTATTCtatattaagatgatgtgcaTATATTAAATGTCATGATAGTTTATGACGatgatttattttctaagACACACAACCctaattaatgttaatgatgatgtaGGTATGAAGGtcaatgcatgcatgttacctaGGGTAATATGTGAACGGAGTATAGGGGCGTGTCATTAGAGTACTTTCTTATTTATGATAATGAGTACGGATGCTTACACtatgatgacgatgatgatCATGCCTCGCATGACACTCGAGGGTCTACTGACCTCTAGACGTTGCTACGGACAGCTAGGTTGACTATGATGGGTTTGGGAGGGTGCAAACCGCCTGGGGATCCACGTTCacacgtgtgggtcgtgtgtagggaagtactacacatccaattctGTCcggactggaggccacccctacgATGGTTTTAATGATAGGTCCCTTGTCAtgtgttgcatgtgtttgcattccatgaccccaatagtgaggtcatttattgagtatttcttaaaatactcgtgttacttctatttcaggtaaaggcaagataCCCTTGTATAGATGACAACGACATCAAgtagagaccatgacacatgcataagTTAGTGTAGGGTGCTTTTAtctttaatgttttatttgttttattcagTACTTCcttatgttgttttaaagatgcttttgaacatgtaagttcatgacaatgttttatgataaagttttaaatatccAATTCTACATAAGAGCATAGGTAATGATGATAGtagcgactttaggttagtaaaaatctagggtcgttacaccaTCGACTGCACAAAGTTACTATTCTCAGAAACTATAACATATACTAATCTGATAAAGGGATATGgattgtaacagctcaagcccaccgctagccgatattgtcctctttggggtttccttttcgagcttcccctctgATAAAGAGATATGGATTGTAACGGCTCTAGCCCACTGTAACAAAaattgtcctatttggacacctttcgagcttcccctcaaggtttttaaaacgcagacgctagggagaggtttccacacccttacaaagaacactttgttcccctttccaattgacatgggatctcacaatccacccccttcgaagTCTAGCGTCCTCTTCAATTgctgtgggatctcataatccacccccttcggaccCAGCATACTCGCTAACACTcgctcctctctccaatcaatgtgagatctcacaatccacccccttttatGGCTCAACGTCCTAACTGGCAAATCGCCcagtgtccaccctcctttggggctcTGCGTCCTCGCTACATAAAAGTATAgccaaagaaagatgagaCGGGACAGACGGTCAGAGCCCGCAGCGGGACTACCATAGGAAAGCCCGCCCCCTCCCGCTAACATAGAAAGTGATTCCCGTAACTAGTGTCTCTATGTGAATCTCTTCCCGACCAGGCCGAATCGGGTCACCANttgaggcccaacatccttgttggcacatcgttcTATGTCTGGatataatatcatttgtaacagtccaagcccattactgacagatattgttctctatGGGATTTCcctctcgggcttcccctcaagatttttcaaacgcatctgctagggagaggggaatagggagagatttctacacccttataaagaatgctttgttccgctctccaatcaatgtgaaatctcacacaGATTCACAACTGGTTAGCGATCATTTGATTGATCGTCTGTCTTGCTAAGATTATCATATGTTTATCCAAAGAGTTTTTCCAAGTTGTCGAAGTGAAGCTGCCTTCCCATTCTCTTGCCTTGGAACTATATGCTGAGATGTTGGATAAAGGCTTAATGCCTTGATAAGTATAGTGTTCCTTTGGAGTACTACTTGGTCTTTGTGAATCAACAACAATTGATAAAGCAATTCGTCATTGTTCTTTTGAGGTTTTAGAACGAACCCTTGATCGTTAGATTCTTTGTTAGACTCTTTACTATGAAGTTCGAATAAATTTGCTTTTGAAGTTCATCGTGTGAATGGTTTCACGGTGTCGAGCTTAGACTTCAAATGTAGAAGTAACAGACAAATCAAGACGTTAGATTGAAGTTCAGACAATGATGAAGAGAATCAAAAAGAGATTGAACTTGTTCAAACGTAAAAGTTTAGAGGGCGTTTTGTCTCGAGGGAAAGTTGAATACTTAAAACGAAGATGGCCTACGATGCGTATTATCTGAAGAGAACACACTTTTTCAACCGTGGTGGTACGATTGTCAAtctctcttctccttttgCCCGATGGCCTATTAGGTAGGAtagtaggggtgtacatggtccagGTTGGATTAGGTTGGACTGGGTTGAGAGaattttttgacccaacccaaaagttcgagttggttggattggtaacccaacccaacccgaaaattttcacaacccaacccaaccttctattttcgggttgggtttgttgagttttcaatttttttatttattttatttatccatcatttataattattcgaatacaatcttagataaaatatattaaaagttcacaaacaaacacaaatcgatctataattatttacataaaaaatcaataaaaaaattaacaagcgaaaattgtaacatattaacatagttcaacatgtcataaaactaaagacatgtttatataataaaaaataaaaatactataaaatattttaattgcaaTGTGGAGTCGATAGAGGTAGAGAGCCCTCtactaaagaaaaagataaattaaaaataataaaataatataaaagaaattaaacaaaataataataaaatatatatcccTAGCGTCAAACTCGAGCTTCGGTGTCCTTAGAGAGGCTAAGGAAACACTCTAGCAAACTTATTAATACATaaagatttttaatataatttatatattttatttggctcgggCCAACCCGAAGATTTTATCCACGAACCCGAAATCGAACCGATTCAGTTTGAGTTCAGAAAAATTGTAACACCCCGAGCCCAACAGGTAGAATTCGCTCTATTTTTGTGACTAGCACCTTCTTAACCATTGTGAGTTTCTAGATTTTATTGGAGGACTTAGAGTGTGATTTTCAAATCGGTgtaagagaaagaaatgctCGGGATGCATCAAGGAACTTAGGGGAAAAAATGGTAATGTAATCGAAATtttggtcaaagtcaaccaggggcaaaaatgtaattttgcCCCCACACATACAACCTTGAGGGGTCTGGACAGACTTGgaagaaagggaaagagagaaaagaaaataataataataataataatagagagagaaagaaatgaaccGTTAGGATTCTTAAGAAGAGGAAGGAGGGAGAAACGCCCCAAACCCGAACTAAAGCACCCTCAATCTTAGGTCTCCTACTAGAGCTACTCAGAGTATCAATAGGAGTGGTCTGAGCGTTGGATCGTTCGTTTCCGACAAGAAACGGGCAAGAACGCGAGGCAAGTCCGCGACCTCTCTTGTTTCAAGATTTCACTATAGATCCGAGAGTGTTAGATGATTTAAACCTTAATAATCTAGTTGCAACACTTTATGTGAGGAGTCTTGTAAGTTTTCAGAGGAAACACGGCCAAAAATCGCGTCGGAAAACAAAATCGAGAAACCGTCCTACTTCGGTAAGAAACTGAATTTTTCTCGAATTTTGACTTCATTTATTAAGTGCTgtgagtataaaaaaaaaatacaataaaaatatatctgaATAGGTGGACTTGAGATCTTTAATTCTTGTGAAGGAATCGATTTAATTCGAGTTACGGTTTGGAAGatagaaaaatctaaataaataggTTGATATAGAATTTGACCGAAAATCTGGAAATTGGATGAACTCAGGCAATCGGCGACGGATATGCGGCCATCAGAGTGGGAGGACACGCGTCGAGCAACTGGTGGAGAGACGCGTCTGGCTAGGAGTTTATGTTTGATCGAGTTGGGTTTAGATAGGGGACCCTCCTGATGTTACGGTCCATGGTGTCGTGAGCGACACTTAGAGGGAGAGACCCTTTAACCTTAGACTGTTATGGACTTGTAAGTCTTGATTGAGTGATTCTGGAAACTAGGGCTCGTAACTCAATAATCTACCTACCCTTGAGACATAGAGAACCACGTTAGGACCCTGAGGTGTAGAGAGATGACACCTTAGCCGACCATAGCTGGTATAGCGTTCGAGTATACTCCATTTCCCTTCCTACTCCGGTGTGGTACTGTTGAGCTAGGTGAGACGTCAATTAGGGAGGTGTTACTCTTCCCTTCCTACTCCGGTGTGGTACTGTTGAGCTTGGCGAGACGCCTGTTAGAGAAGTAGTGTTACTCAGTGGTAGATCGATTACTCTACATGGGGATCCATCTTATGGTTAGATGTTGATCACGCGGGTGGGTCAAGGTCGCCTGCATgatgaattccgtcttgcggAAGGACGTTGACCATGCAGTGACTAATTCGAGCTGGGTTGTACGAGGGATACATGTAGTTATGAGGGAGCACCTCATCCTCAAACACTGAATACCGCTTCAAAGGTTAAGTCCTTCCACCCCGATCTGTGTACTGAGAGTATTGAGACTCTAGAGTCTAGAGCATAGTTGGTGGTTCTCTCTTAAACTTGGAtgcgattaagagcctacaagtaggttgcttactgagtatatttttatactcaccccgtttccctcttttttttttctttcaggtCCGTGAATTTACACTTCATGGCGAAGGGGGTGTTCGGGAGCTTGAAAGTCATAGAGGAATTGCCGTCCCGGGGCTTCTGTCTAGTTTACTTTTGTGTACTACATTTATTTCATCATGTACCCCGATCCCTTTTTCCCCATGTTATACAATGTTTCTCTTTTCCACTTGAACGCTTTGAAACTCGCAAGGAAATTTTATACTTGAAACTTTttgcattttgtttttcttctactttctTGCATTGCATAGTCTGTCGAGTCACTCCTGGTAATTTCGACCGTCGAAATTCTGGGTTGTGACAAAAATGAACTCAACTTTACCCGGAATgctaatctaacccaacccttatagttcgggttgggttggtccgagTTATCGGGTTGAATGCACACTCCAATAGAATAGTTGTATACCGACTTAGACTGTCCTTTCTCGTAAGGAAATTAgtttttatctatatttttattataatttgtttttgttttgattactTTCCTTATTGTTTAATCATGAGTTTTGCatattaatcttaatttagacagtaatattaataattacaactctattaatcaaatctctaaaaagtttcaaaatataaatagaaaaataaatttttaaaaaaataaaataataattgctaatttattatattccCAACTAAAAAAGGCCaggaaataataatacaaagtACAATTCAATGTTCAATAATTCAAagtacattattattattattattatttatttatttatttattttgcaaagCAAGtacaaattttcataaaaaaaaaaaacaaaaaacaattcaGCCTacaaaatagaattaaattatttttaattaaaaataaataattttttttttttagaattaaaagaatttctGCCTCAAGGTCGGACGAGAgtcaagaagctacaacaaaccttgtacacttacattcaagctatggtgagctcatcaaaggaaattctagaagacgttagagacttggaaaatatagtaaaatgagcatttgtgctttctctAACTAATGACAAAGTTTCTtcgcaattctatgtagtttaggtcaCATGTAGAACCATTCAACCTCatcatgatcaatcttgcttgtggagtgattcgaatctcaaataagtgttcttgcgttgagatattttatcaacaagaatcattcaaactagacatgatcaatcttgtctgtggaatgattcgaatctcaaccAATATTCTTGCCTTCAGATATTCGAATCTTACCCCCCTTGCAGTGATTTTCACTAATCACAATCCCTTATGTTTCAAGCAATTATTCAaaagtgaaacaaaaaaaaaaaaaaaaaaaaaaaaaaaNttacttttttttaataatatttattttaattatgttttttagtttttattaatatattaatgatgTTTGTTAGATTTGAatgtctttatttttatttttatttctttttaatataaaaattattaaaaagaaattaaatatattccCTTCGTGAAactattataaaaagaatttaaacaCATCTCCGTGAGTCATGATTTAAACCGtctatcaaatatttttattatttaaaagattagAGACATAATTAATGATaagatttaagattttatctatttatcccgcgcaattaaataatttaaaaataaatagattaaaatgaaaaataaataaaaagctatGGCTTGCATtgaaagtaatattaaaattttatttaatttaaaaaaaaaattattggggGATTTAGATCACATGTCTCTTTCCATTACAACTCACTCTCTACCAATCATCCTATCCTCTTGTGCCCATAacatctttttaaatatttttatttttatttttatttttataaattatttaatttatttgttaaaagaaatacatataattctaaaatattatcaaattaattttgcctcaattattattttaagtattAATTTTGCAATAgtaatgttgtttttttttttataattattttattaatcgtatttaaaaatcaattaataatttttggtaaggattaaattttaaatattaattaaatttaggagtaaaagtaaaaagggttaaaaagatgagtttataaaaatagaaaataattattttagaaaataaatgggttaaatttagtttcttttctttttttggaattcaaaaggaaaaagacaaatttattttattttttgcaaaAATGCCCCTTGATTTTAGGTTATTTACTTAACAACCAAGTATAAATAGCCCCCGACATCCCTGTTTATCTCTCCACCCATTCAATTCCATTCGTTCAGTAACGAATCCAAGTCTCTCTCCCAAATTCTccaattttctctctgttGTTCTTATCGTTTTCCGTTTGTTTCCCGGGAAAAATAATCGAAGATGAGAGAAATCCTTCACATCCAGGGTGGCCAATGCGGTAACCAGATCGGTGCCAAGTTCTGGGAGGTCATTTGCGATGAACATGGCATTGACCATACTGGCAAGTACAGCGGCGACTCTGAGCTTCAGCTTGAGCGGATTAATGTGTATTACAATGAGGCTAGTGGTGGAAGGTATGTTCCTCGTGCCGTTCTTATGGATCTAGAGCCTGGTACTATGGATTCCGTCAGATCCGGACCCTATGGTCAGATCTTCCGTCCCGATAACTTCGTTTTTGGTCAGTCTGGGGCTGGGAATAATTGGGCCAAGGGACATTACACTGAAGGAGCTGAGCTTATTGATTCTGTTCTCGACGTTGTCAGGAAGGAGGCTGAGAATTGTGATTGCTTGCAAGGTAGTaggatttcttttcttgttttttgaaCTACTGATTTTGGTCTTTGATTTCCCGCGCAATTTTCTCACCTGGTTCCTTTtgtgttaatttattttgaggTTTGGAATTGTCCTTTTGGATCTAGCCTCGCAATTCTTGTgttaaattcttaatttcgTTTTGGTTGAAATTCTACCGTTCGTCTTCGAATCATACTGATTAGCTTCTTTTATCCTTTGGTGTTTGGGATTTTGTTCTGAAGGATCTTTTCTCTTGCTTCTCGAATTTGGAGAAATGGTTCAATGTTCTGCAAATCTTTTCTTTAGTATTCTGCGTGCGTTCAGTCCAGCTTCTGGTATCACGTTTATATAATTATACCGACGGATTTAAATATACGGATCCTTATGAAACCATAATATTAACTTTGTTTTCGATGCAATCTTCTCTGGATCTGATCgtaaaaaacattatattcaGAGGATTTTTCCTATTTCCATCCCCTCCGTAAGTAAttctacaaaattgttttatCAACTTTCTTGCCAAttagaacaacaaaaaattgttttgtCAACTTTGATGTTGTGCGTAGTTTTgtatctttcaaatttttatttgcatCTCTCTGACTCTCTCTGACTCTCTCTGTCTCTGCGACATGAACGCACATAGAGTTCTTTGACATTGGCTGActatctttttccttcttatttGTAAAGGATTCCAAGTTTGTCATTCTTTGGGTGGAGGTACTGGCTCTGGAATGGGAACACTTCTGATTTCAAAGATCAGGGAGGAGTACCCAGATCGTATGATGTTGACATTTTCAGTATTTCCTTCTCCCAAGGTTTCAGACACAGTTGTAGAGCCTTACAATGCCACTTTGTCTGTTCATCAGCTTGTCGAGAATGCTGATGAATGCATGGTTCTTGACAATGAAGCCCTTTACGATATTTGCTTCAGAACACTCAAGCTTGCTACTCCAACATGTAAGTGCCTAACTCCTGAAACTGGAACTTATATTTGAGTCTTGAAATGTGCGTTTGGTTGCTCATTGTTATATCAAAAGCTGTAAATGGATGGTGTTGAGTCTGAAGTTCTGATATGTCTCTTTAGATACTTATAGTACTTCATTACTTTTTCCATGGCTGTACCGTGCAATTGCATAAAAATGATTGTTTTCAAGTCCCAAATTCCGATCATTATTTGCTGGTGGCAGTTGTAAAAAGGGTCCCAGTTGTAGgttctttcctttgttttactttttcctttcaccTTTTTGGCCAAACTTAAATACTAATTATGAGATCCTGCATCGGTTAGGGAgaataacgaaacattctttgtagaagtgtagaaacctctccctagcatatgcattttaaaaacctcaagCGAAAGTCGGAAAGGAaaaccccaaagaggacaatatctgctagcggtaggcttaggcctttacaaatagtatcagagccagacacggggcgatgtgccaacaaggaggctgagctctGGAGGGGGTGAACACGaggtagtgtgccagcaaagacgctaggcctcgaagggaggtagattaggaggtcccacatcgattggagaaggtaACGAATGCTATCGAAGACattgggccctaaagggggtgaattgcgaaatcccacatcggttgaggaggagaacgaaacattctttataagagtgtggaaacctctcctagtatacacgttttaaaaacctcgaggggaaatccgaaagggaaagcccaaataagacAACATTTGCTAGGGGTGGACTTAGGtaggaaaagggaaaaattcTTGTGAACCATGTTATGCACAAATGTAACCACAGATTCACATGAACGAAAATGCCAAAAAGTGCGTAACCTTTTAGTAGTTTTATTCATTGTTTACATTTATATGGAAAATATCAACTTATTGGTcagatttttttcttacttgttGAATTGTCATATTGCAGTTGGTGATCTCAACCACCTTATCTCTGCTACCATGAGTGGTGTTACTTGTTGTTTACGATTCCCTGGACAATTGAACTCTGATCTACGAAAACTTGCTGTCAATCTCATTCCATTCCCTCGTTTACATTTCTTTATGGTTGGTTTTGCACCATTAACATCAAGAGGATCCCAGCAATACCGAGCCCTTACCGTGCCAGAGTTAACCCAGCAGATGTGGGATGCCAAGAACATGATGTGCGCTGCTGATCCACGACATGGTCGATACCTTACCGCTTCAGCCATGTTCCGTGGCAAGATGAGTACTAAAGAAGTAGACGAGCAAATGATTAACGTACAAAACAAGAATTCATCTTACTTTGTTGAGTGGATACCCAACAACGTCAAGTCCAGTGTGTGCGACATTCCCCCCAAGGGACTAAAGATGGCATCGACTTTCATCGGTAACTCGACTTCAATTCAGGAGATGTTCAGGAGGGTTAGTGAGCAGTTCACAGCCATGTTCAGGCGCAAGGCCTTCTTGCATTGGTACACCGGCGAAGGAATGGACGAAATGGAGTTC is drawn from Cucurbita pepo subsp. pepo cultivar mu-cu-16 chromosome LG09, ASM280686v2, whole genome shotgun sequence and contains these coding sequences:
- the LOC111801771 gene encoding tubulin beta chain, whose translation is MREILHIQGGQCGNQIGAKFWEVICDEHGIDHTGKYSGDSELQLERINVYYNEASGGRYVPRAVLMDLEPGTMDSVRSGPYGQIFRPDNFVFGQSGAGNNWAKGHYTEGAELIDSVLDVVRKEAENCDCLQGFQVCHSLGGGTGSGMGTLLISKIREEYPDRMMLTFSVFPSPKVSDTVVEPYNATLSVHQLVENADECMVLDNEALYDICFRTLKLATPTFGDLNHLISATMSGVTCCLRFPGQLNSDLRKLAVNLIPFPRLHFFMVGFAPLTSRGSQQYRALTVPELTQQMWDAKNMMCAADPRHGRYLTASAMFRGKMSTKEVDEQMINVQNKNSSYFVEWIPNNVKSSVCDIPPKGLKMASTFIGNSTSIQEMFRRVSEQFTAMFRRKAFLHWYTGEGMDEMEFTEAESNMNDLVAEYQQYQDATAEEEYEDEEEEIPA
- the LOC111802762 gene encoding dihydroceramide fatty acyl 2-hydroxylase FAH1-like, giving the protein MVAQGFTVDLNKPLVFQVGHLGEDYQEWVHQPIVSKEGPRFFESDFWEFLTRTAWWAIPSIWLPVVCWFISMSYRMGHTPSELFLMVVFGVFVWTLLEYTLHRFLFHIKTKSYWGNTLHYLLHGCHHKHPMDSLRLVFPPAATAILLFPFWNLIKLFATPSTTPCLVGGGLLGYVMYDVTHHYLHHGQPSGETARNLKKYHLNHHFRIQTLGFGITSSLWDKVFGTLPPPSKVAEKRR